One Delphinus delphis chromosome 16, mDelDel1.2, whole genome shotgun sequence genomic window carries:
- the MBL2 gene encoding LOW QUALITY PROTEIN: mannose-binding protein C (The sequence of the model RefSeq protein was modified relative to this genomic sequence to represent the inferred CDS: substituted 1 base at 1 genomic stop codon), whose product MSLFPSLPLLLLIVVTALCTETENCENVQKTCPVIACGSPGINGLPGKDRHYGAKGEKGEPGQGLRGFQGPPRKVGPQGMPGPPGLPGQVGQKGDPGDDLGNYISQATSERAALRSELDQLKKWLISXGKKVGKKFYFTNGEKMTFDEVKTLCAQFQASVAIPTNAEENKAIQDTASGGAFLGITYEETDGQSVDLTGKRVTYQNWHDGKPNNAGSEEHCVTLLVDGTWNDITCSASFLAVCKYSA is encoded by the exons ATGTCACTGTTTCCATCACTCCCTCTGCTTCTCCTGATTGTGGTGACAGCATTgtgtacagaaacagaaaactgtGAGAATGTACAAAAGACCTGCCCTGTGATTGCCTGTGGTTCTCCAGGAATCAACGGCCTCCCAGGCAAAGATAGACATTATGGTGCgaagggagaaaagggagaacCAG GTCAAGGACTCAGAGGCTTTCAGGGCCCTCCCAGAAAGGTAGGGCCTCAAGGAATGCCAGGGCCACCTGGGTTACCAGGACAAGTGGGCCAAAAAGGAGACCCTGGAGATGATTTGG gtAACTATATTAGCCAGGCTACTTCAGAAAGAGCAGCTCTGCGATCAGAACTGGACCAGCTCAAAAAAT ggcTGATCTCTTAGGGCAAAAAAGTTggcaaaaagttttattttaccaaTGGTGAAAAGATGACCTTTGATGAAGTGAAGACTCTGTGTGCCCAGTTCCAGGCCTCTGTGGCCATTCCTACTAATGCTGAAGAAAACAAGGCCATCCAGGATACAGCCAGTGGAGGGGCCTTCCTGGGCATCACATATGAGGAGACTGATGGCCAGTCTGTGGATCTGACAGGAAAGAGGGTGACCTACCAAAATTGGCATGATGGTAAGCCCAATAACGCTGGTTCTGAGGAACATTGTGTGACACTCCTGGTGGACGGCACATGGAATGACATCACCTGTTCTGCCTCCTTTTTGGCTGTCTGCAAATACTCTGCCTGA